Proteins encoded in a region of the Oscillospiraceae bacterium MB24-C1 genome:
- a CDS encoding N-acetylmuramoyl-L-alanine amidase, with amino-acid sequence MKKTISVLLAVLVIIGVLPLTACNRLSFDPNDITTALPLNGLMVKSHQNKDFPSQPELSTKALRKEINDIIQYAHNAGYNAIFFEARSEGESLYKSSIFPRSQFLLKEQGTFTLFDPMKEMIKAATKKGLSVYAVVDPYSLGGDLSQLAKKHPAIKDPSLTTSIGEHYLLAPDNVQTIQLNAKDLGAMAKRYELGGIILENTHATDDMQSEVTSLIQSCREAIDGRTQIGLMLPDAALEGDYSAAIALSDIVLPTIKAEVNPTDSGYANRLAEWQRVAGEKLTAVIDLNNSALSAVQLSAQGFDAVQSGVAARVVTNYSAARSRTDFAGDLLASAAIDNAYQPTALNYAPLQSLSVTRPTSAITVNTASYCITGTSDPALPLTLDGQTIERSTNDGVFAVLVSLKYGDNTFVLQQGDRSETVTITRPDGSGPAATTINVTAMTPRSSLLAYNGVEFAISCVAPAGKTVTATLGDTTVALKQNAVADPDVPAVFSGSMTLNGAGNKEVKNLGPVTYRIEGGETAVSGGNVYLLGHGATAFIRVTEFVASVFPDESVAEGNYKSVYKAGVVEEITDQMGEYYALASGGYIKKATVEVVDSSVAAPLVLTAVSEQHNDRAEQFVLTGLGGVPYTFVDDEDGRCTVTLHQANATVNLNSPPTESALFSKIQWTNDGNGLTCTLTPRDAKKVWGIDILNHGNDAILYAKYAPKISDIPGKPMTGVVVVLDPGHGGTDSGAPSVLGASGPYERDVNLANAQMLKKRLEQLGATVVMTRTDSDTTLSLYDRMETAQNTLPDFFMSLHHNSVAESQDANINSGVEAYYYEPFSRDFAEAATRGIADNVYARDYRFSDWSYYTVTRMRYAPSILCEIGFMPNPTEFKNVCNLTEIHKTADALALAMLNLIATAS; translated from the coding sequence TTGAAAAAAACAATTTCTGTGCTGTTGGCAGTGTTGGTAATCATCGGCGTTCTCCCGCTAACTGCCTGCAACAGGTTGAGCTTTGACCCAAATGATATAACGACTGCATTGCCGTTGAACGGTCTAATGGTAAAATCACATCAAAACAAGGATTTTCCTTCCCAACCGGAGCTTTCCACCAAGGCACTGCGAAAGGAAATAAACGATATCATCCAGTACGCCCATAACGCAGGCTACAATGCAATTTTTTTTGAAGCAAGAAGTGAAGGCGAATCACTTTACAAATCATCCATATTCCCCCGAAGCCAATTTTTACTCAAAGAGCAGGGCACGTTTACGCTTTTCGACCCGATGAAAGAGATGATAAAAGCTGCCACAAAAAAAGGGCTTTCAGTCTACGCCGTGGTTGACCCTTATTCGTTGGGTGGCGATCTGTCACAACTTGCTAAGAAACATCCCGCTATAAAAGACCCTTCTTTAACAACTTCTATCGGCGAGCATTATCTGCTTGCACCCGATAATGTACAGACCATTCAGCTTAACGCAAAAGATTTGGGCGCTATGGCCAAGCGTTACGAACTCGGTGGTATCATCCTTGAAAACACCCACGCCACCGATGACATGCAAAGCGAAGTAACAAGCCTGATACAAAGCTGCCGCGAAGCGATCGACGGTCGCACACAGATCGGTCTCATGCTCCCCGACGCCGCTCTTGAGGGGGATTATTCAGCAGCAATTGCCCTTTCTGACATTGTGCTACCTACAATTAAAGCTGAGGTTAACCCCACCGACAGCGGCTATGCCAACCGCCTTGCAGAATGGCAACGTGTTGCGGGCGAAAAACTAACCGCCGTCATCGACTTGAATAACAGCGCGCTTTCAGCGGTACAGCTTTCGGCCCAAGGATTTGACGCTGTACAAAGCGGTGTCGCCGCACGAGTGGTTACCAACTATAGCGCCGCTCGGAGTCGCACCGATTTTGCGGGCGACCTGCTCGCTTCTGCGGCGATCGATAACGCCTATCAGCCAACGGCATTAAATTATGCACCGTTGCAATCTCTCTCGGTTACGCGCCCGACAAGCGCCATAACCGTAAACACCGCAAGCTATTGCATCACAGGCACCTCCGACCCCGCCCTGCCGTTGACGCTGGATGGGCAGACGATCGAGCGCAGCACCAATGACGGCGTGTTTGCCGTTTTAGTTTCTCTAAAATACGGTGATAATACCTTTGTACTACAACAAGGCGACAGAAGCGAGACCGTAACTATCACCCGACCGGACGGCAGCGGCCCGGCGGCGACCACCATCAATGTGACCGCCATGACACCCCGAAGTTCGCTGCTTGCTTATAACGGTGTGGAATTTGCCATCAGTTGCGTGGCTCCCGCGGGAAAAACCGTGACAGCAACACTGGGCGACACCACTGTTGCGTTAAAGCAAAATGCAGTGGCAGACCCCGATGTGCCTGCCGTTTTTTCTGGCAGCATGACGCTAAATGGTGCTGGGAATAAAGAAGTTAAAAATCTCGGCCCTGTCACCTATCGTATCGAGGGCGGCGAAACAGCCGTCTCGGGTGGCAATGTCTATTTGCTTGGACACGGTGCGACAGCCTTTATCCGCGTAACAGAATTTGTGGCATCGGTATTTCCCGACGAATCGGTCGCCGAAGGAAACTATAAATCGGTCTACAAGGCCGGCGTCGTCGAAGAAATCACCGACCAGATGGGTGAATATTATGCGCTTGCTTCCGGCGGCTACATCAAAAAAGCTACTGTTGAAGTCGTGGACAGCAGCGTCGCTGCTCCGCTTGTGCTGACCGCCGTCAGTGAGCAGCACAACGACCGCGCCGAACAGTTTGTTCTGACTGGCCTTGGCGGCGTCCCCTACACCTTTGTGGATGATGAGGACGGCCGCTGCACCGTCACGCTGCACCAAGCTAACGCAACCGTCAATCTCAATTCGCCACCCACAGAGAGCGCGTTGTTTTCAAAAATACAATGGACAAATGATGGTAATGGTCTAACCTGTACCTTGACCCCGCGTGACGCTAAAAAGGTTTGGGGTATCGATATTCTAAATCATGGCAACGATGCTATACTTTACGCCAAGTACGCGCCCAAGATTTCGGATATACCGGGCAAACCAATGACGGGCGTTGTCGTGGTGCTTGATCCTGGCCACGGCGGCACCGACTCTGGCGCACCGTCGGTGCTAGGAGCATCCGGCCCCTATGAGCGCGATGTGAACCTCGCGAATGCACAGATGCTGAAAAAGCGTTTGGAGCAGCTTGGCGCAACGGTGGTCATGACCCGCACTGACAGCGACACAACCCTTTCGCTTTATGACCGCATGGAAACGGCGCAAAATACCCTACCGGACTTTTTCATGTCTCTACACCACAACAGCGTGGCCGAATCACAGGACGCCAACATCAACAGCGGTGTCGAGGCCTATTATTATGAACCATTTAGTCGCGATTTTGCCGAGGCAGCGACGCGCGGTATCGCTGACAATGTCTATGCCCGCGACTACCGCTTCTCCGACTGGAGTTATTACACTGTAACCCGCATGCGCTATGCCCCGAGTATTCTTTGCGAAATTGGTTTTATGCCCAATCCGACCGAATTTAAAAACGTCTGCAACCTCACTGAAATCCATAAGACAGCGGATGCGTTGGCGCTGGCGATGTTAAACCTCATTGCTACGGCATCATAA
- a CDS encoding YabP/YqfC family sporulation protein: MKRRMKLQTPGKQPMKTAISRVLELPESTLTGGLHIEMHSNHEAVVENCRGVLEYTPQIIRLIAGGMVIKFSGRGLAIGSLNRNITVVSGVITAVEFLL, encoded by the coding sequence TTGAAGCGAAGAATGAAACTGCAAACACCGGGTAAACAACCGATGAAAACCGCCATTTCTCGCGTGCTGGAACTGCCGGAAAGCACCCTAACGGGCGGGCTGCATATAGAGATGCATTCGAACCATGAGGCTGTGGTGGAAAACTGTCGTGGCGTGTTGGAATACACACCACAGATCATCCGCCTCATAGCGGGGGGCATGGTAATCAAATTTTCGGGACGGGGGCTGGCCATCGGCAGTCTCAACCGCAATATCACCGTCGTCTCGGGCGTTATTACCGCGGTTGAATTCTTGTTATGA
- a CDS encoding sporulation protein YqfD produces the protein MFFIVLVRWLRGTVTFLITGAFPEKLINLCLRNGLPVWGVKHLPEGIEASTNADQYHRLRPMARQTGTKVRIAKKSGLWVYRHRYRRRKGFLAGLLCALLVLIAASQFIWRVDINGCVTIPEEELRVVLEELGVKPGVRSGKIDARTLQQQLRLIDGRIAWIAINIVGSTAQIELRERDIPPDPIDPDERVGNVVATCDGQIRYMEVYEGQPVVKIGDTVSAGDIIVSGIMEDQYGNRQFKYARAKVLAHSYEDQDIAVPLKQPTWVPNGSPKIKSYLEWGSIRIPLFFPLKMKEQPYSITWQRETLIASENLSVLKRTTTPVQLQTNEITELEAKEYAMRQLNALRENTPDSKVLTREIEGWCENGVYYLTERALVEKDIAREMEILRH, from the coding sequence ATGTTTTTCATCGTATTAGTCAGATGGCTGCGTGGCACGGTGACCTTTTTGATTACTGGTGCCTTTCCAGAAAAGCTGATAAACCTCTGTCTGCGCAATGGGCTGCCTGTCTGGGGCGTTAAACACCTGCCAGAAGGAATTGAGGCGAGCACCAACGCCGATCAATATCATCGCCTGCGGCCAATGGCGCGCCAGACCGGTACAAAAGTACGTATTGCCAAAAAGTCGGGTCTGTGGGTTTATCGGCACCGCTATCGCCGCCGAAAAGGTTTTCTGGCTGGGTTACTGTGCGCCCTATTGGTGCTGATAGCTGCCTCGCAGTTTATCTGGCGGGTGGATATTAATGGCTGTGTTACGATACCGGAAGAGGAGTTGCGCGTCGTATTGGAGGAGTTGGGTGTCAAACCGGGGGTGCGATCCGGCAAGATCGACGCGCGAACACTCCAGCAACAGCTACGACTCATTGATGGGCGCATTGCATGGATTGCCATTAACATCGTAGGCAGTACGGCTCAGATTGAACTGCGCGAGCGGGATATTCCACCCGACCCAATTGATCCGGATGAGCGGGTCGGTAACGTCGTTGCCACCTGCGACGGTCAGATTCGCTATATGGAGGTTTATGAGGGGCAGCCGGTTGTCAAAATTGGCGACACAGTTAGCGCTGGCGATATCATTGTCAGCGGCATTATGGAGGATCAGTATGGCAACCGCCAGTTTAAATATGCTCGGGCCAAGGTTCTGGCGCACAGTTATGAGGATCAGGACATAGCAGTGCCATTAAAGCAGCCGACATGGGTGCCAAACGGCAGTCCTAAAATCAAAAGCTATCTTGAATGGGGATCAATTCGCATACCGCTGTTTTTTCCGTTAAAAATGAAGGAGCAACCTTATTCAATAACATGGCAGCGAGAGACGCTGATTGCCTCCGAAAATCTTTCGGTTTTAAAGCGCACTACGACGCCAGTACAGCTCCAGACGAACGAAATCACCGAGTTAGAGGCCAAGGAATATGCTATGCGACAGTTAAACGCCCTGCGGGAGAACACCCCCGATTCAAAGGTTCTTACCCGGGAAATTGAGGGATGGTGTGAAAACGGCGTCTATTATCTAACCGAGCGCGCGTTGGTTGAAAAGGATATTGCAAGAGAAATGGAAATTCTACGACATTAA
- a CDS encoding PhoH family protein, with amino-acid sequence MIEQLINVERMEHTLALFGSFDSNVRLIEETYGVSILLRGTDIKVTGEAEQVCLAVKVIEALISLINTGEALTDQNIHYVMSLVSDGQEEKVVQLTDEVICITAKGRPLKAKTLGQKKYVDAIRKNTITFGVGPAGTGKTYLAVAMAVRAFRAHDINRIILTRPAVEAGEKLGFLPGDLQNKVDPYLRPLYDALFDMLGAENYQRYVERGNIEVAPLAYMRGRTLDDSFIILDEAQNTTPEQMKMLLTRLGQNSKAVITGDITQIDLADKKSGLVEAVRVLKNINGIDIVHLSEKDVVRHRLIQEIIKAYERYYNNPPSRH; translated from the coding sequence ATGATTGAACAGCTGATCAATGTTGAACGAATGGAGCATACTCTGGCACTGTTTGGCAGCTTTGACTCCAACGTCAGGCTGATAGAGGAGACCTACGGCGTCAGCATCCTTTTGCGCGGCACCGACATTAAAGTCACCGGCGAGGCGGAGCAGGTCTGCCTCGCCGTTAAGGTTATCGAGGCGCTGATATCGCTGATTAACACCGGCGAGGCGCTCACCGACCAGAATATTCACTACGTCATGTCGCTAGTCAGCGATGGGCAGGAGGAAAAGGTCGTCCAGCTCACCGACGAAGTGATCTGTATTACGGCAAAAGGCCGACCGTTAAAAGCAAAAACTCTTGGTCAAAAGAAATATGTTGATGCTATCCGCAAAAATACCATCACGTTTGGTGTCGGTCCTGCGGGTACCGGCAAAACCTATCTGGCGGTGGCGATGGCGGTGCGAGCCTTTCGGGCACACGACATCAATCGCATTATTTTGACCCGCCCGGCTGTCGAAGCGGGTGAGAAGCTCGGCTTTCTGCCCGGTGATCTGCAAAACAAGGTCGACCCTTATCTCAGGCCGCTTTACGATGCACTCTTTGACATGCTTGGGGCTGAAAATTATCAGCGCTATGTCGAGCGCGGCAATATCGAGGTGGCACCGCTTGCCTATATGCGTGGCAGAACGCTCGATGATTCGTTCATCATTTTGGACGAGGCACAGAACACAACGCCTGAGCAGATGAAAATGTTGTTAACCCGTCTGGGGCAGAATTCCAAGGCGGTTATCACTGGCGACATTACCCAAATTGACCTCGCAGATAAAAAATCCGGTCTGGTGGAGGCTGTGCGCGTATTGAAGAATATCAACGGCATTGATATTGTCCACCTTTCTGAAAAAGATGTGGTGCGCCACCGCCTTATTCAAGAGATTATCAAGGCATATGAACGTTATTACAACAACCCGCCGTCAAGGCATTAG
- the ybeY gene encoding rRNA maturation RNase YbeY has product MAKAKVYISNRQKKIKMPTGARLLIKRCCNAVLTAEEMEASAEISVSLVDNESIRELNASYRNKDSATDVLSFPMGEKGNYDINEETGASILGDIVISMERAVEQARLYGHSLERELGFLTVHSMFHLLGYDHETDGIQARIMHEKEEAVLQGLGLSRDETFITREEEI; this is encoded by the coding sequence TTGGCTAAGGCAAAAGTATATATTTCAAACCGACAAAAGAAGATTAAAATGCCCACGGGTGCGCGCCTGCTGATTAAACGCTGCTGCAATGCGGTGCTGACTGCCGAGGAAATGGAAGCGTCCGCTGAAATCAGCGTCAGCCTTGTGGATAATGAAAGCATTCGGGAATTAAACGCCTCTTACCGAAACAAGGATTCAGCAACCGATGTGCTATCCTTCCCAATGGGCGAAAAAGGGAACTACGATATCAACGAGGAGACAGGTGCCAGCATTTTAGGTGACATCGTCATTTCGATGGAGCGTGCAGTAGAACAGGCGCGCCTTTATGGCCATTCGCTTGAGCGCGAGCTCGGTTTTTTAACCGTACATTCCATGTTCCATCTGCTGGGTTATGACCACGAAACCGACGGCATTCAGGCGCGTATTATGCACGAAAAGGAAGAGGCGGTGCTTCAGGGCCTGGGACTTTCCCGGGATGAAACCTTTATCACCAGGGAAGAGGAAATTTAA
- the era gene encoding GTPase Era yields the protein MTKNIFVSIVGRPNVGKSSLLNRLLGEKIAIVSDKPQTTRNRITGVLTEGETQYVFIDTPGLHKPKSKLGQFMVKQAGASVSDVDAVILVTEWDGSVTTAEKQLVESIKSSRVPAVLAINKVDALAQKELMLKKIAEFASLCTFDAVVPISALKGEGVATLLKELEPFCCEGEHFFPDDTLTDQPERAVVAEIIREKLLRNMRDEIPHGTAVVIEKMSEREDGSLIDIDATIVCERDAHKGIIIGKHGTMLKKIATEARLDIERFLDVRINLQCWVKVREGWRDSDTQLKNFGFREQ from the coding sequence ATGACCAAGAATATTTTTGTGTCGATTGTCGGCCGGCCCAACGTCGGCAAATCGTCGCTTTTAAACCGTCTGTTGGGTGAGAAGATTGCGATTGTTTCGGACAAGCCCCAAACGACCAGAAACCGCATCACAGGCGTGCTGACCGAAGGGGAGACACAGTACGTCTTTATCGATACGCCAGGGCTGCACAAGCCGAAATCGAAGCTTGGTCAGTTTATGGTCAAACAGGCGGGCGCATCCGTTTCTGACGTGGATGCCGTCATTCTGGTGACCGAGTGGGATGGCAGCGTAACCACCGCCGAAAAGCAGCTGGTCGAAAGCATTAAAAGTAGCCGAGTGCCTGCTGTGCTGGCTATTAACAAGGTGGATGCATTAGCGCAAAAAGAGTTGATGTTAAAGAAAATTGCCGAGTTTGCAAGTCTTTGCACTTTTGACGCGGTTGTGCCAATTTCAGCGCTAAAAGGCGAGGGTGTCGCGACACTTTTAAAGGAACTGGAGCCTTTTTGCTGTGAGGGAGAACACTTTTTCCCCGATGATACACTGACCGACCAGCCCGAGCGCGCGGTGGTGGCAGAAATTATTCGCGAAAAATTGCTGCGGAATATGCGCGATGAAATTCCACATGGCACAGCGGTTGTCATCGAGAAGATGAGCGAGCGTGAAGACGGCAGCCTCATCGACATTGATGCAACCATCGTCTGTGAGCGCGACGCGCACAAGGGCATTATTATTGGCAAGCACGGCACAATGCTTAAAAAAATCGCAACTGAGGCACGGCTTGATATTGAACGCTTTTTGGATGTACGTATCAATTTACAGTGCTGGGTCAAGGTGCGAGAGGGTTGGCGTGACAGTGACACCCAACTTAAAAATTTCGGGTTTCGGGAGCAATAA
- the recO gene encoding DNA repair protein RecO, translating to MQCVTHGIIIRAKSVGNDRLLTILTSDYGVISAAARGANKPRGRLTSSTELFCYSKMVLFRYRDSNTVDSAEVEQSFFALRQNIVALSLASYIAELCCELAPPEEAAPEYLRLVLNTLHLLSKGKKSVWLLKPVFELRLMTMAGFMPDLTGCAVCGEFGEQDGEHMCFSIETGALYCQNCNNPEFRAEPISEGVLAAMRHIIYSPVEKLFSFSLPEEGLRILTRICESYMLYHLQKQYRSLGFFYSVAE from the coding sequence ATGCAGTGTGTCACGCACGGAATAATCATTCGTGCCAAATCGGTAGGCAACGATCGTTTGCTCACCATTTTGACCAGTGATTATGGCGTTATTTCAGCCGCCGCGCGGGGAGCAAACAAACCCCGCGGTCGGCTGACCTCTTCTACCGAGTTGTTTTGTTATTCCAAGATGGTGCTATTCCGTTACAGGGACAGCAACACCGTCGATTCTGCGGAGGTTGAGCAATCTTTTTTTGCGCTACGGCAGAATATTGTGGCGCTCTCGCTCGCCTCTTACATAGCTGAGCTTTGTTGTGAGCTTGCCCCCCCCGAAGAGGCCGCCCCCGAATACCTACGGTTGGTTTTAAACACGCTGCACTTACTGAGCAAGGGCAAAAAATCAGTGTGGCTTTTAAAGCCGGTTTTTGAGCTACGGCTCATGACTATGGCGGGGTTTATGCCCGATTTAACCGGCTGCGCGGTTTGCGGCGAATTTGGCGAGCAAGATGGGGAACACATGTGCTTTTCAATCGAGACGGGCGCACTTTACTGCCAAAACTGCAATAATCCCGAGTTTCGGGCCGAACCGATATCGGAAGGAGTACTTGCGGCGATGCGTCACATCATTTACAGCCCCGTTGAGAAACTGTTCTCCTTCTCGCTGCCGGAAGAAGGGCTGCGTATCTTAACACGTATTTGTGAAAGCTACATGCTCTACCACCTTCAGAAACAATATCGTTCGCTGGGGTTTTTCTATTCTGTTGCGGAATAA
- a CDS encoding endonuclease MutS2, with the protein MILSKHITTLELPRVLEQLADCTSCDDSRRLALSIEPVCQYEKAVRLLNLTVAANTLSNKYGYPVIYRMVNCAGALKRAQLGSRLSLRELLDITLVLRTMRSLDSWKQQSKEIQTALDSLFECLFLERSLENRLTSAIVSEEELDDNASALLSDLRRNIRSTGLRVRSQLDNMIRSTTYQKYLQESIITIRDGRFVIPVKAEYKNDVKGLVHDTSSSGATYFIEPMSVVELNNEIRVLQSKEQQEVDRIIAELSALVGEHADAILSGYDAAVTLDLYFAKSRLGDRMRAYIPTLTDSGETVLKKARHPMIEYERAVPIDIAVGRDYDTLVITGPNTGGKTVAIKTLGLLTLMAMCGLMLPASSDSIVSVYDQVLADIGDEQSIEQSLSTFSSHMVNIIAITETANWRSLVLLDELGAGTDPVEGAALAVSIIETLRKKGAKVAATTHYSEIKMYALETDGVENASCEFDVASLRPTYRLLTGIPGRSNAFLISERLGLSMDIIERARYFVSAENTRFEDVVTELEATRQQLEQEKLAAKKLREEAEQIRRDSLQTQKRLEQSTEKEMARAREQAKRIIEETRLQADILFEELDAIKKEKDKDAFSDLLMRAKRDYRGAMKDLERVSDPVSAKSAAEGDYVLPRPLEKGDIVFVRILNKEGIVLKKPEGQSVLVQAGLIKTSVPISEIMLGGQKKEQKPRGKGAVGIRGVASRATRDIKTQLDLRGQDSEQAILELNAFIDSAVMSGVQTVRIIHGKGTGVLRAAVAQRLKNHRNVASFRLGRYGEGENGVTIAEIK; encoded by the coding sequence ATGATTTTATCAAAACATATAACGACACTGGAGCTGCCGCGCGTACTCGAACAGCTGGCCGACTGTACCAGTTGCGACGACAGCAGGCGGCTGGCACTTTCAATTGAGCCGGTTTGCCAGTATGAAAAAGCGGTCAGACTTTTAAACCTGACGGTGGCAGCAAACACCCTGTCTAATAAATACGGCTACCCGGTCATTTATCGCATGGTCAACTGCGCGGGGGCGTTAAAGCGCGCCCAGCTAGGTAGCAGGCTTTCTCTGCGCGAGTTGCTGGATATCACGCTTGTGCTGCGCACCATGCGGTCATTAGATAGTTGGAAACAGCAGTCTAAAGAGATACAAACCGCTTTGGATAGCCTGTTTGAATGTTTGTTTCTCGAACGCAGTTTAGAGAATCGTCTGACTTCTGCCATCGTCTCGGAGGAGGAGCTGGATGATAATGCGTCGGCGTTGCTGTCCGATCTGCGCCGCAATATCCGTAGCACAGGGCTTCGGGTACGTAGCCAGCTGGATAACATGATCCGCTCGACCACCTATCAGAAATATTTGCAGGAGTCAATTATCACCATTCGAGATGGGCGGTTTGTCATTCCGGTTAAGGCCGAGTATAAAAATGACGTCAAAGGTCTGGTGCACGATACATCTTCTAGCGGTGCGACCTATTTTATCGAGCCGATGAGTGTTGTCGAGCTTAACAACGAAATTCGCGTACTGCAAAGTAAGGAGCAGCAGGAGGTTGACCGCATCATCGCGGAGCTGTCGGCACTGGTCGGCGAACATGCCGATGCCATTTTGTCGGGTTACGATGCGGCGGTTACGCTCGACCTTTACTTCGCCAAGTCGCGGCTTGGCGACCGGATGCGTGCCTACATCCCTACACTGACAGATAGCGGAGAAACGGTGCTTAAAAAAGCGCGCCACCCGATGATCGAGTATGAGCGCGCTGTACCCATCGATATTGCCGTGGGCAGGGATTACGATACACTTGTCATCACCGGCCCAAACACCGGCGGTAAGACGGTTGCGATTAAAACGCTGGGCCTGTTGACGTTGATGGCAATGTGTGGGCTGATGCTGCCGGCCTCAAGCGACAGTATTGTCTCGGTCTATGATCAGGTGCTTGCCGACATCGGTGACGAGCAGTCGATTGAGCAAAGCTTGTCCACTTTTTCGTCCCATATGGTCAACATCATTGCTATTACCGAGACGGCTAACTGGCGCTCGCTTGTGTTGCTAGATGAGCTGGGTGCGGGTACCGATCCGGTTGAGGGCGCGGCGCTGGCGGTTTCGATTATTGAGACATTGCGGAAAAAAGGTGCAAAAGTTGCCGCTACCACCCATTATTCCGAAATCAAGATGTATGCACTTGAAACCGATGGTGTTGAAAACGCCAGCTGTGAGTTTGACGTGGCTTCGCTGCGGCCCACTTATCGGCTGCTCACTGGCATTCCGGGGCGTTCCAATGCGTTTTTAATCAGTGAGCGGCTTGGCCTGTCTATGGATATCATCGAACGTGCCAGATACTTTGTTTCAGCCGAGAACACCCGCTTTGAAGATGTCGTCACCGAGCTGGAAGCTACCCGTCAGCAGCTAGAGCAGGAAAAGCTCGCCGCAAAAAAGCTGAGGGAGGAGGCCGAGCAGATTCGGCGCGATTCACTTCAGACGCAGAAACGGCTGGAACAAAGCACCGAAAAAGAGATGGCTCGCGCCCGTGAACAGGCTAAGCGTATTATCGAAGAAACGCGGCTACAGGCCGATATCCTGTTTGAAGAACTGGACGCCATTAAGAAGGAAAAGGATAAGGATGCTTTTTCGGATTTATTGATGCGCGCCAAGCGGGATTATCGCGGCGCAATGAAGGACTTGGAGCGTGTTTCAGATCCTGTCTCTGCCAAGAGCGCCGCAGAAGGTGACTACGTTTTGCCGCGTCCGCTTGAAAAGGGCGACATTGTTTTTGTTCGCATTTTGAACAAAGAGGGCATCGTACTCAAAAAGCCCGAGGGTCAGTCGGTGCTGGTGCAGGCAGGACTGATTAAAACCTCGGTTCCTATTTCTGAGATTATGCTCGGTGGGCAGAAGAAGGAGCAAAAGCCACGCGGTAAGGGTGCCGTTGGCATACGGGGCGTGGCTTCACGTGCCACCCGTGATATAAAAACCCAACTGGATTTGCGCGGGCAGGATTCTGAGCAGGCCATATTGGAACTTAACGCCTTTATCGATAGTGCCGTCATGTCAGGTGTGCAAACAGTGCGCATTATTCACGGCAAGGGAACGGGGGTTCTGCGCGCGGCCGTTGCACAGCGGCTAAAGAACCACCGCAATGTTGCCAGTTTTAGACTGGGTCGCTATGGTGAAGGTGAGAACGGTGTTACAATTGCAGAAATAAAATAG
- a CDS encoding polymer-forming cytoskeletal protein, producing the protein MVARGGFTQAMRDLIGDAAEKLDVSTDEARLYPEQYNKNSSQKEMTTSSPAMALTPQSTLGTIGADAFKVPEIKEEPVMEKAAPVTAEEITSTTTISKGTVIKGDIISDGDIELCGSLNGNLKTKGSLRVSGGLIGDAAAQEMTFLNSEVRGSMTCTTEVTIDESSVLYGNVQAESIVLNGKIRGNIKVKKGAVLQDSAVLWGNLEAGSISIDQGAKLEGEVKIIFDKACKDLFDDKISVGGTRPAATATQNTQSTVATAPSATPVSSPVASATAASTASATAQNPALNALRNSINNASAGSKTPFNV; encoded by the coding sequence ATGGTTGCAAGAGGCGGTTTTACTCAGGCGATGCGCGATTTAATAGGTGATGCCGCGGAGAAGTTGGATGTTTCTACCGATGAAGCGCGTCTTTATCCGGAGCAGTATAATAAGAACAGCTCGCAGAAGGAAATGACTACCAGCAGCCCGGCGATGGCGCTAACCCCACAGAGTACATTGGGAACAATTGGCGCAGACGCATTTAAAGTCCCAGAGATAAAGGAGGAGCCCGTCATGGAAAAAGCAGCCCCTGTCACAGCTGAAGAAATTACTTCTACCACTACCATTTCAAAGGGTACCGTCATCAAGGGTGACATTATTTCCGACGGCGATATTGAGCTGTGCGGTAGCCTGAACGGCAATCTCAAGACCAAAGGCAGTTTGCGGGTTAGCGGCGGGCTGATTGGCGATGCAGCGGCCCAAGAAATGACTTTTTTGAACAGTGAAGTGCGTGGTAGTATGACCTGTACGACAGAGGTGACCATTGACGAATCCTCGGTGCTTTATGGCAATGTACAGGCAGAGAGCATTGTATTAAACGGTAAAATCCGCGGCAATATCAAGGTTAAAAAGGGCGCAGTTTTGCAAGATAGTGCTGTGCTGTGGGGCAATCTGGAAGCAGGTTCAATTTCGATTGATCAGGGCGCAAAGCTCGAGGGTGAAGTTAAGATTATCTTTGACAAGGCCTGCAAGGATCTTTTCGACGATAAAATTTCCGTCGGCGGTACGAGACCGGCTGCGACTGCTACGCAGAACACGCAGTCGACTGTGGCTACCGCACCTTCCGCTACACCGGTTTCTTCTCCTGTTGCTTCGGCCACTGCTGCATCAACTGCCTCTGCAACGGCCCAGAACCCGGCACTCAATGCTTTACGAAACTCCATCAACAACGCTTCGGCTGGTTCTAAAACACCGTTTAATGTTTAA